The genome window CCGGATGTTCGCACGCGTCGGCCTGACGCCGGTGTGCTCGGCGACGATGTTGCCGGAAGCCAACATCGCCAGCGTCGACCGCGAGATCTGGGCGGCGGGTGTCGCGCGCCATCGCGCTTCGCTGCGCCTCGCCCGCGATCTCGGGGCGCGCCATGTCGGCGGCATCGTCTACGGTCTGTTCGGCAAGGCGAGCGCTCCGGCGACGCCGGAGATGTTCCGCGCCTCCGCCGAGGGGCTCGCGCGCGTCGCCGAGGAGGCCGCCGGGTTCGGCATCCGCCTCGCGCTCGAGATCGTCAACCGGTACGAAACCAACCTGATCAATACCGTCGATCAGGGCCTGGAGATGCTGCGGTTGATCGGCGCGCCCAACGTGCACCTCCACCTCGACACCTTCCACATGGCGATCGAGGAGGACGACCCCGTCGCGGCTCTGCGGAAGGCCTTGCCGCACCTCGCCTATTTCGAGCTCGATCAGAACCATCGGGGTCGTCTCGATCGCGGCACGCTTGACTTCGCGCCGATGCTGAAGCTGCTGCGCGAGGCGGGCTACCGCGACCTGATCGGCGTCGAGGCGTTTTCGAGCGCGATTTCCGGACCGGAGACCGCGGCGGGCGTCGGTGCCTGGCGCAACCTTTTCGACGACGGCTCGGAGGTTGCCGAAAGCGCCATGACGGTGCTCAGACGGGCCGGTTGGGCGGCCTGAGACGTCGCGGCGCCGCCCGCGGGCCGACGCCGTGCCGGAAGCGTACAGAAGTCCAGTTCGTCCATTGGTTCATGCAGATAGGGAGAACTCTCGTGCGACTGTATTCCAAACTTCTGACACTTGCCGGGGCGGCGCTGCTGATCTCGGGCGGCGTTGCGCAGGCCGAGGCGCAAAAGGTCTACGAGCTGCGTTTCAACCACGTGCACAGCCCGAAGGAAGTCTTTCCCCACGAAGGGCTGTTGGCCTGGGCCAAGGCGGTGGAGGCGCGCACCAACGGCGGCGTGAAGATCACCGTCTTCCATTCCGCCCAGCTCGGCGTCGAGGAAGACATCATCGAGCAGATCCGGCAGGGCGCCAACGTCGGCCAGAACACCGACGCCGCGCGGCTCGGCAACTACGTGCCCGAGATCGCGGTGCTGAACGGCCCGTACTTCGCCGACAATCCGGAGGAGGTGGCGAAGCTTCGGGAGTCGCCGACGATCAAGAAGGCGATCGACGACCTTGCCGAGAAGGCGGGCATCCGCGTGGTGTCGTTCGCCTGGATGCAGGGGTACCGCCACTTCTTCACCAACAAGCCGATCAAGACCCCGGAAGACTTGAAGGGCCTGCGTATCCGCACGCCGCCCGCGCCGATCTGGCAAGAATCGATCCGCGCGCTCGGCGCGACGCCGGTGGCGCTGCCGTTCGGCGAGATGTATCCGGCGCTTCAGCAGCGCGCCATCGACGGCGTCGAGCTGGTCTACAACAACATTCCCGCCGGGCGTTTCTACGAGGTGCTGAAGTACGCCAACGAGACGCGTCACATCACCATCGTCAACTTCGAGGTGATCAGCGAGAAGTGGTTCAAGTCGCTGCCCGCCGACTATCAGAAGATTCTCCTGGAAGAGGCCGACAAGGCGGGCGAAGCCGCCTCCAGGAAGAACCTCGAAACCTCGCTGAAGATCCGCGAGGACCTGCGCAAGCGCGGCATGACCGTGGTCGAGACCAAGGACATCGACATCGCGGCGTTCCGCGCGGCGGGCGAGAAGGCCTACCAGGCCCTCGGCCTCACCGCGACCAAGGACAAGGTGATGAAGGAAATCGGCAGGAAGTGAGCCTGCCGGGCGGCGCCGGTCTGCGGAACGGCGCCGCTTCCTCGGGGCGTCCCGTTCGCGGGGGCGTCCGGCGCAGCGCCCTGCAAGGATGAGTGAGCAACATGAAACGGTTCTATCAACAAATCGGTATCGTCGAGGACTGGATCGCGCGCACCTTTCTGGTCGTCATGGTGGTCCTGATCTTCGCCGCGGCGGTGGCGCGGCTGGTCGGCTCGCCGCTCAACTGGGCGATCGACATCGCGACCGCGCTGTTCGCCTGGACCTGCTTCTTCGCCGCCGACGTCGCCTGGCGCGCCAATCGGCTGATGGCGGTGGAAAGCCTGACCAACTATCTCACCGAGCGCGGGCGGGTGATCTTCCGCCTCGTCAACCTCGCGATCATCGGCGCCTTTCTGGTCTATGTGATCCCCGCCGGGGTGTGGTTGTCGTGGGTGAGTCGGGAGCGGTCGTTTCAGGGCATTCCCGAAATGTCGTACTCGTGGGTGACGATGGCGATGCCGGTGGGCTGTCTGGTGCTGCTCGCCACCGCCGTGGTCAAGGCGCGGGCGGATATCCGGCTCCTCCGCGAGTATCGCGCCGCGGCCGTCGACCCGGCCTGAGCGCGGAGGACCCAGCCATGCTCTTCGTCTTTCTCGCCTTTCTCGTCTTCCTCGCGATCGGCATGCCGGTGGCCTTCGCGATCGGCATCTCCGGCGTCCTGTTCTTTTTCCAGAATCCCAGCCTGCCGATCACCATGCCGGTGCAGTTGACCGTCACGCAGACGCAAAACTTCGCGCTGCTGGCGATCCCGATGTTCATCTTCTCCGGCAACCTGATGAACCACGCGGGCATCACCGAGCGGATGCTGAAGCTCGCCACCGTGCTCACCGGGCACATGCGCGGCGGCGTCGGTCAGGTGTCGATCGCGCTCGCCGCGCTGATGGGTTCGGTGTCCGGTTCCTGCATCGCGGACGCGGCGATGCAGACCCGCGTGCTCGGGCCGGAAATGCTGAAACGCGACTTCACCAAGGGGTACGCCGCCGCGGTGCTGAGCTTCGGCTCGCTGATCACGCCGATCATTCCGCCGGGGATCGGCTACATTCTCTACGGCACCGTCGGCCAGGTGTCGATCGGGCGGCTGTTCGCGGGCGGCATCGTTCCGGGGATCCTGTTGTGGCTGAGCTTGAGCGCGACGCTGGCGATCACCGCGCGGCGGCTCGGCATTCCCCCCGAACGTTTCGGCCGGCCGAAGGCGCGGGAGATCGCCTCGACCACCGCCAGCGGCATATGGGCGATTCTGTTTCCGGTGCTGCTGATCGTCAGCCTGCGTCTCGGCCTCTTCACTCCGTCGGAAGTCGGCGCGTTCGCGGTGGTCTACGCGTTCTTCGTCGGCATTCTCGCGCACCGCGAACTCAACCGCGTCACCATCGGCCGGGCCCTCGAAGGCTCGACGCTCGACATCGGCTCGGTGATGTTCCTGATCGCGATGTCGGGCATCTTCGGCTACGGCATCGCCTGGGAACAGGTGCCGACGACGATCTCCGAAGGGATGCTCGGGATGACCGATTCCCCATATCTGATCATGCTGATGATGATCGTCTTCCTGATCTTCGCCGGGCTGTTCGTCGACGGCGCGGTGCTGATCGTGATGCTGACGCCGATCTTCCTGCCGATCGCCGAGGAGGTCGGTTTCGACCCGGTGCACTTCGGCCTGGTGTTCATCATCACCATCACCATCGGCAACTTCACGCCGCCGGTGGGCTCGGCGATGTATGCGGTGTGCTCGATCCTCGGCTGCCCGGTCGGCGAATACAGCAAGCGGGCGATGCCGTTCAT of uncultured Alphaproteobacteria bacterium contains these proteins:
- a CDS encoding conserved hypothetical protein (Evidence 4 : Homologs of previously reported genes of unknown function), which gives rise to MNNLSIHSYCFIPSWTTADGERALEKAAAAGFGHVVVPLKTHAAIEPDKIARMFARVGLTPVCSATMLPEANIASVDREIWAAGVARHRASLRLARDLGARHVGGIVYGLFGKASAPATPEMFRASAEGLARVAEEAAGFGIRLALEIVNRYETNLINTVDQGLEMLRLIGAPNVHLHLDTFHMAIEEDDPVAALRKALPHLAYFELDQNHRGRLDRGTLDFAPMLKLLREAGYRDLIGVEAFSSAISGPETAAGVGAWRNLFDDGSEVAESAMTVLRRAGWAA
- a CDS encoding TRAP dicarboxylate transporter-DctP subunit; the protein is MRLYSKLLTLAGAALLISGGVAQAEAQKVYELRFNHVHSPKEVFPHEGLLAWAKAVEARTNGGVKITVFHSAQLGVEEDIIEQIRQGANVGQNTDAARLGNYVPEIAVLNGPYFADNPEEVAKLRESPTIKKAIDDLAEKAGIRVVSFAWMQGYRHFFTNKPIKTPEDLKGLRIRTPPAPIWQESIRALGATPVALPFGEMYPALQQRAIDGVELVYNNIPAGRFYEVLKYANETRHITIVNFEVISEKWFKSLPADYQKILLEEADKAGEAASRKNLETSLKIREDLRKRGMTVVETKDIDIAAFRAAGEKAYQALGLTATKDKVMKEIGRK
- a CDS encoding Tripartite ATP-independent periplasmic transporter DctQ, yielding MKRFYQQIGIVEDWIARTFLVVMVVLIFAAAVARLVGSPLNWAIDIATALFAWTCFFAADVAWRANRLMAVESLTNYLTERGRVIFRLVNLAIIGAFLVYVIPAGVWLSWVSRERSFQGIPEMSYSWVTMAMPVGCLVLLATAVVKARADIRLLREYRAAAVDPA
- a CDS encoding putative TRAP dicarboxylate transporter DctM subunit (Evidence 3 : Function proposed based on presence of conserved amino acid motif, structural feature or limited homology), producing the protein MLFVFLAFLVFLAIGMPVAFAIGISGVLFFFQNPSLPITMPVQLTVTQTQNFALLAIPMFIFSGNLMNHAGITERMLKLATVLTGHMRGGVGQVSIALAALMGSVSGSCIADAAMQTRVLGPEMLKRDFTKGYAAAVLSFGSLITPIIPPGIGYILYGTVGQVSIGRLFAGGIVPGILLWLSLSATLAITARRLGIPPERFGRPKAREIASTTASGIWAILFPVLLIVSLRLGLFTPSEVGAFAVVYAFFVGILAHRELNRVTIGRALEGSTLDIGSVMFLIAMSGIFGYGIAWEQVPTTISEGMLGMTDSPYLIMLMMIVFLIFAGLFVDGAVLIVMLTPIFLPIAEEVGFDPVHFGLVFIITITIGNFTPPVGSAMYAVCSILGCPVGEYSKRAMPFMGAVVLVTLLLLIFPALVLAIPNAIFGV